From Oncorhynchus masou masou isolate Uvic2021 chromosome 7, UVic_Omas_1.1, whole genome shotgun sequence, one genomic window encodes:
- the gulp1b gene encoding PTB domain-containing engulfment adapter protein 1 isoform X2 — MTAPEALAKNHIVYNVKFLGVTEVDQPKGTDVIRIAVRKLKFQRHIKKSEGHKTPKVELQVSIYGVKLLDPKTRDVQHNCQLHRISFCADDKTDKRIFTFICTEPETKKHICYVFDSEKCAEEITVSIGRAFDLAYRKFLESGGKDVEMRKQIGSLQKRILELETENSNLKERLQDLEDHMADCQGSPAWSTISRRPPTDVFDMVPFSSGSPMARKPAINGSSPPPPSFSPPPPPPHVFLRERGTDILGAEPFDPFLCNTSFPPDVQSKLDEMQEGFNMGLTLEGTIFSLDPVDSRC; from the exons ATGACAGCCCCCGAGGCTTTGGCCAAGAATCACATAGTGTACAATGTCAAG TTCCTGGGCGTAACAGAGGTTGACCAACCAAAAGGCACAGATGTCATAAGGATAGCAGTGAGAAAGCTGAAG TTCCAAAGGCATATCAAGAAATCAGAGGGACACAAAACACCGAAGGTGGAGCTGCAGGTATCCATCTACGGAGTGAAATTATTAGACCCCAAGACCAGA GATGTACAGCACAACTGTCAGCTTCATAGGATATCCTTCTGTGCGGACGACAAAACCGACAAGAGGATATTCACCTTCATCTGCACAGAGCCAGAGACCAAAAAACACATCTGTTATGTGTTTGACAGTGAAAAATGT GCAGAGGAGATCACCGTCAGCATTGGTCGAGCATTTGACCTGGCGTATAGGAAGTTTCTGGAGTCTGGCGGGAAAGACGTGGAGATGAGGAAACAGATCGGCAGTCTGCAGAAAAGA ATTCTGGAACTGGAAACTGAAAATTCCAATTTGAAAGAACGACTTCAAGATCTAGAGGATCACATGGCAGATTGTCAAGGCTCACCG GCATGGAGCACCATATCCAGGCGTCCCCCGACGGACGTTTTCGACATGGTTCCATTCTCCTCAGGGTCTCCTATGGCAAGGAAACCTGCCATCAAtgggtcctctcctcctcctccctccttttcccctcctccacctcctccacatgttttcctgagagagagag GAACAGATATTTTGGGGGCGGAGCCTTTTGACCCGTTCCTCTGCAACACGTCCTTTCCTCCTGACGTCCAATCTAAACTGGATGAAATGCAG GAGGGGTTCAATATGGGACTAACCCTGGAGGGCACCATCTTCTCTCTGGACCCAGTGGACAGTCGCTGCTGA
- the gulp1b gene encoding PTB domain-containing engulfment adapter protein 1 isoform X1: protein MTAPEALAKNHIVYNVKFLGVTEVDQPKGTDVIRIAVRKLKFQRHIKKSEGHKTPKVELQVSIYGVKLLDPKTRDVQHNCQLHRISFCADDKTDKRIFTFICTEPETKKHICYVFDSEKCAEEITVSIGRAFDLAYRKFLESGGKDVEMRKQIGSLQKRILELETENSNLKERLQDLEDHMADCQGSPLLHLNSSNEAHMLPSPSSMFWGDSVSLNALSFLEMSSVALTPASSPDSSISAGLLTPPPSKPTQPRLPQHYGGCLPRPRVNSYFSLAFPYYTARRNCAIEKQTGSMVHFIYNPRNTLILDSIMCVCVVL, encoded by the exons ATGACAGCCCCCGAGGCTTTGGCCAAGAATCACATAGTGTACAATGTCAAG TTCCTGGGCGTAACAGAGGTTGACCAACCAAAAGGCACAGATGTCATAAGGATAGCAGTGAGAAAGCTGAAG TTCCAAAGGCATATCAAGAAATCAGAGGGACACAAAACACCGAAGGTGGAGCTGCAGGTATCCATCTACGGAGTGAAATTATTAGACCCCAAGACCAGA GATGTACAGCACAACTGTCAGCTTCATAGGATATCCTTCTGTGCGGACGACAAAACCGACAAGAGGATATTCACCTTCATCTGCACAGAGCCAGAGACCAAAAAACACATCTGTTATGTGTTTGACAGTGAAAAATGT GCAGAGGAGATCACCGTCAGCATTGGTCGAGCATTTGACCTGGCGTATAGGAAGTTTCTGGAGTCTGGCGGGAAAGACGTGGAGATGAGGAAACAGATCGGCAGTCTGCAGAAAAGA ATTCTGGAACTGGAAACTGAAAATTCCAATTTGAAAGAACGACTTCAAGATCTAGAGGATCACATGGCAGATTGTCAAGGCTCACCG CTTCTACACTTGAACTCTTCTAACGAGGCCCACATGCTGCCGAGTCCCTCATCTATGTTCTGGGGTGACAGTGTCAGCCTGAACGCCCTTTCCTTTCTAGAGATGTCCTCTGTGGCTCTAACCCCAGCCAGCTCTCCAGACTCCAGTATCTCCGCTGGTCTACTAACCCCTCCACCCAGTAAACCTACCCAGCCcaggctaccacagcattatggAGGTTGCTTACCTCGACCGCGAGTAAATAGCTACTTCTCTCTCGCTTTTCCTTACTACACTGCTAGAAGAAATTGCGCTATAGAGAAGCAAACGGGTTCTATGGTTCACTTCATATACAATCCCAGAAACACCCTTATTTTAGAcagtattatgtgtgtgtgtgtagttttatGA